In one Aromatoleum aromaticum EbN1 genomic region, the following are encoded:
- the istA gene encoding IS21 family transposase translates to MLSLEAIVHVDHGPRNNAGQLPLTCGRPWAELSAADEAELRRVLGVARRGRGASVANVPPDLAAVHQGLKRKNVTLALLWEEYVQTADGPSYQYSRFCDLYRAFARTLKRSMRQVHRAGEKLFIDYAGDTVPIVDADTGEISRAQIFVAVLGASSYTFACATATQSQADWLGSLAKALSFIGGVPELVVPDNTRSLIGQADRYEPQLQRTTAEFAAHYGVAILPARPYKPQDKAKVEVGVQIVQRWILARLRHQRFFSLGELNEAIAALLEPLNTRAFRRLPGSRHEAFETLDRPALRPLPATAFQFAQWKRAKPNIDYHVEFDGHYYSVPYALAGQAVELRITASSIECFAAGRRVAVHARSHRPGVYSTLTEHMPASHQAHRQWSPGKLIAWGATVGPHTEQVVSHQLERMPHPEQGYRACLGLMRLGRQYGNERLEAAATRAVTLGAMRYRNVASILKSGLDRAPLPASTAQQSELALPAAHENLRGARYYH, encoded by the coding sequence TTGCTGAGCCTGGAGGCAATTGTCCACGTCGATCACGGGCCCAGGAATAACGCCGGTCAGTTACCGCTTACGTGCGGCCGGCCGTGGGCCGAGTTGTCGGCGGCCGACGAGGCCGAGTTGCGCCGGGTGCTGGGGGTCGCCCGGCGTGGACGTGGCGCGAGCGTCGCGAATGTGCCGCCGGATCTGGCGGCGGTGCATCAGGGGCTCAAGCGAAAGAACGTCACGCTGGCGCTGCTGTGGGAAGAGTACGTGCAGACGGCCGACGGGCCGAGCTATCAGTACTCGCGCTTTTGCGACCTGTACCGCGCGTTCGCCCGCACGCTCAAGCGCTCGATGCGCCAGGTGCACCGCGCCGGCGAGAAACTCTTCATCGATTACGCGGGCGACACGGTGCCGATCGTCGACGCCGACACGGGCGAGATTTCGCGCGCGCAGATCTTCGTCGCGGTGCTCGGCGCCTCGAGCTATACGTTCGCCTGCGCCACGGCGACGCAGTCGCAGGCCGACTGGCTGGGCTCGCTCGCGAAGGCGCTCAGCTTCATCGGCGGCGTGCCCGAGCTCGTGGTGCCCGACAATACGCGCTCGCTCATCGGTCAAGCCGACCGCTACGAGCCGCAACTGCAGCGCACCACCGCCGAGTTCGCCGCGCACTACGGCGTGGCGATCCTGCCCGCGCGCCCCTACAAGCCGCAGGACAAGGCCAAGGTCGAAGTCGGCGTACAGATCGTGCAGCGCTGGATTCTGGCGCGGCTGCGGCATCAGCGTTTCTTCTCGCTGGGAGAGTTGAACGAGGCGATCGCCGCGTTACTCGAGCCGCTGAACACGCGTGCCTTCCGGCGCCTGCCAGGCTCGCGCCACGAAGCGTTCGAGACGCTCGATCGGCCGGCGCTGCGCCCGTTGCCCGCCACCGCGTTCCAGTTCGCCCAGTGGAAACGGGCCAAGCCCAATATCGATTACCACGTCGAGTTCGACGGGCATTACTACAGCGTGCCGTATGCGCTCGCCGGCCAAGCGGTGGAGTTGCGCATCACCGCGAGCAGCATCGAATGCTTTGCCGCGGGCCGTCGCGTCGCGGTGCATGCGAGAAGCCACCGGCCCGGCGTCTACTCCACGCTCACCGAGCACATGCCCGCATCGCATCAGGCGCACCGTCAGTGGTCCCCGGGCAAACTCATCGCCTGGGGCGCCACGGTCGGGCCTCACACCGAGCAGGTGGTCAGCCACCAACTCGAACGCATGCCGCACCCCGAGCAGGGCTACCGGGCGTGCCTCGGGCTGATGCGCCTCGGTCGTCAATACGGCAACGAACGCCTCGAAGCCGCGGCGACCCGCGCCGTCACCCTCGGGGCGATGCGTTACCGCAACGTCGCCTCGATCCTCAAGAGCGGGCTCGACCGCGCGCCGCTCCCCGCATCCACTGCGCAGCAAAGCGAGCTCGCGCTACCGGCCGCTCACGAGAACCTGCGCGGGGCGCGCTACTACCACTGA
- the istB gene encoding IS21-like element ISAzo4 family helper ATPase IstB, producing the protein MLMQHSLQQLRTLRLEGMARAFEEQLTQPAITALSFEERFAQLIDREILLRDGKRIDRLLKAARIKAAAACLEDVDYRAGRGLERSQIAALGTGQWIRHHQNCLITGPTGSGKTWLACALANAACRQGLAAYYVRLPRLFEELRIAHADGSFSRRLMQLARMDLIVIDDWGLAAPSAQERSDLLELLDDRVGTRSTVITSQLPIEHWHTYLGDPTFADAILDRVVHAAHKLALKGESMRRKEKA; encoded by the coding sequence ATGCTGATGCAACACAGCCTGCAACAACTGCGCACCCTGCGCCTGGAAGGCATGGCCCGCGCCTTCGAGGAGCAGCTCACCCAGCCCGCCATCACCGCGCTCAGCTTCGAGGAGCGTTTCGCCCAGCTCATCGATCGCGAGATCCTGCTGCGCGACGGCAAACGCATCGATCGGCTGCTCAAGGCCGCCCGCATCAAAGCCGCTGCCGCCTGCCTGGAGGACGTCGACTACCGCGCCGGCCGGGGCCTCGAGCGCAGTCAGATCGCCGCGCTCGGAACCGGCCAGTGGATTCGCCACCACCAGAACTGCCTCATCACGGGCCCCACCGGCAGCGGCAAGACGTGGCTCGCCTGCGCGCTCGCCAACGCGGCGTGCCGGCAGGGCCTCGCGGCCTACTACGTGCGTCTGCCGCGGCTCTTCGAAGAGCTGCGCATCGCGCATGCCGATGGCAGCTTCAGCCGACGCCTGATGCAGCTCGCGCGCATGGATCTCATCGTCATCGACGATTGGGGCCTGGCCGCGCCGTCGGCGCAGGAGCGAAGCGACCTGCTGGAGCTGCTCGACGACCGCGTCGGCACGCGTTCGACCGTGATCACCAGCCAGCTGCCGATCGAGCACTGGCACACCTACCTGGGCGACCCGACCTTCGCCGATGCGATCCTCGATCGCGTCGTGCACGCCGCGCACAAGCTCGCCCTCAAGGGCGAGTCGATGAGGAGAAAGGAAAAGGCATGA